The following coding sequences are from one Oscarella lobularis chromosome 19, ooOscLobu1.1, whole genome shotgun sequence window:
- the LOC136198495 gene encoding tRNA (adenine(58)-N(1))-methyltransferase non-catalytic subunit TRM6-like, whose translation MALISSGDLALLKSDKGTIRSTRIDDKRVSFGKRSFFLHEAMGKPYGTTFEVNRDQLVAVEKPKTDVLSEGIGEDYESGIDNRAIKDNNQSQKLTRDDIVALKAQGAKADEIIGQLVENSGTFKERTEYSQAKYIRKKQLRYEDDVTIVRPSARLVCEMCLLRNPLKILHMRIDTLSQILALSNVHSGSNVLLVENCQGLVSGAVLQRLGGKGKLIQFSREAVPVRPALEAFGLSEEVLEPLEDFPLAEIGKLGWVNVETKEDKSGVETKEDTLGKRKRKIDHDEDDRHQRKKIRLEQVEQTRRFIEANKMDSLIVASKFQPWPIVESLICRLAPSRPFVIYSQHKESLVECFVNFRDQNLAVAMQLSETWFRHYQVFPQRTRPEMNGKRSGGYLLTGTTCSKE comes from the exons ATGGCTCTGATTTCGTCGGGGGATTTAGCCCTCCTAAAGAGTGACAAGGGTACGATCCGGTCAACTCGAATAGACGACAAGAG AGTCAGTTTCGGTAAACGAAGCTTTTTTCTGCACGAAGCGATGGGAAAACCGTACGGAACTACGTTCGAAGTAAATCGAGATCAACTCGTGGCCGTCGAAAAACCGAAAACCGACGTGCTAAGCGAAGGAATAGGGGAAGATTACGAAA GTGGAATCGACAATCGAGCTATAAAAGACAACAATCAATCGCAGAAACTCACTAGGGATGATATCGTGGCACTGAAAGCCCAAGGAGCCAAagctgac GAAATAATAGGGCAGCTGGTAGAAAATAGCGGCACATTCAAAGAGCGAACAGAATACTCCCAGGCTAAATACATACGAAAGAAGCAATTAAG AtatgaagacgacgttacGATCGTACGACCATCGGCTAGGCTTGTTTGCGAAATGTGCCTTCTTCGCAATCCATTGAAAATCCT TCACATGCGAATTGACACATTGAGTCAAATACTCGCCTTATCGAACGTCCACAGCGGATCCAACGTTCTTCTCGTTGAAAACTGCCAGGGTCTCGTCAGCGGAGCCGTGCTCCAAAGGCTTGGAGGCAAGGGAAAGCTCATCCAGTTTAGCCGCGAAGCTGTCCCTGTTAG GCCTGCGCTCGAAGCGTTTGGTTTGAGTGAAGAAGTCTTGGAGCCTTTGGAAGACTTCCCACTCGCCGAGATAGGGAAATTGGGCTGGGTGAACGTGGAGACAAAAGAAGACAAGTCTGGAGTTGAGACCAAAGAGGATACGCTAGgcaaacgaaagcgaaaaataGACCACGATGAAGAC GATCGTCACCAGCGAAAAAAGATCCGACTAGAACAGGTAGAGCAAACGCGACGATTTATTGAGGCAAATAAAATGGACAG TTTGATCGTGGCTTCAAAATTCCAACCATGGCCTATAGTCGAGTCACTGATTTGTCGCCTGGCACCGTCTCGTCCATTCGTTATATACAGTCAACACAAAGAG TCGCTTGTTGAATGTTTTGTTAATTTTCGAGACCAGAATTTGGCCGTAGCTATGCAGTTGTCTGAAACGTGGTTTCGTCACTACCAG GTCTTTCCTCAAAGAACGCGTCCCGAAATGAATGGCAAAAGAAGTGGTGGCTATTTGCTTACAGGTACAACTTGTTCTAAAGAATGA